In a genomic window of Curtobacterium sp. MCBD17_035:
- a CDS encoding 5-oxoprolinase/urea amidolyase family protein produces MTATGGVTGPEGESGSGRVTDSGARAPRVLRLGVDGVLVEVPDTAAALALHAALRTLDLPGVTELVPAARTVAVRFAPGATTADAIAAALRGVPLDAPPPAADGLVEVPVVYDGEDLDHVADRTGLSVDEVVRRHTAPEYSVAFTGFAPGFAYLVGGDTVLDLPRRSSPRTAIPAGSVAIAGGHSGIYPRPSPGGWHLLGHTDLVMWDPHRIGAEALLRPGMRVRFRAVHAASSAAASSAAASSAAASPAARQTAVGREARPAPTEPSRPTARRRGLEVLSPGLLSTVQDLGRPGRAALGVTRSGALDRVAHRRANRLVGNPAGAVAVEHVGGGLTVRARGELVLAVTGGVGAIEVLPAAEGTLDERSVLLPGDDEPARRAVPIEPDRPFALHDREVLVLGVPTTGAVATLAVLGGLDVPPVLGSRATDVLSGLGPAPLRAGDVLPIGSDTAAAVADAAEPGPVLPTVEDVVDVRFVPGPRDDWIDGGADALHAVVWRVTPRSNRVGVRLDAGTHALARSVGGELPSEAAVPGAIQVPPEGRPVVFLADHPVTGGYPVVGVVVPEDLGLVAQVPVGGAIRFTPTASALRR; encoded by the coding sequence GTGACGGCGACCGGCGGCGTGACCGGCCCGGAGGGCGAGAGCGGGTCCGGGCGCGTGACCGACTCCGGCGCCCGGGCGCCCCGGGTGCTGCGCCTCGGCGTCGACGGCGTGCTCGTCGAGGTCCCCGACACGGCCGCCGCGCTCGCCCTGCACGCCGCGCTCCGGACGCTCGACCTGCCCGGGGTGACCGAACTGGTGCCCGCCGCGCGGACCGTCGCCGTCCGCTTCGCACCGGGCGCCACGACCGCCGACGCGATCGCCGCCGCGCTGCGCGGCGTACCGCTCGACGCGCCGCCGCCCGCCGCCGACGGTCTCGTCGAGGTGCCAGTGGTCTACGACGGCGAGGACCTCGACCACGTCGCCGACCGCACCGGGCTCAGCGTGGACGAGGTCGTCCGCCGGCACACCGCGCCGGAGTACTCGGTCGCGTTCACCGGGTTCGCGCCGGGGTTCGCCTACCTGGTCGGAGGCGACACGGTCCTCGACCTGCCGCGGCGCAGCAGTCCGCGCACGGCGATCCCCGCCGGTTCCGTCGCGATCGCGGGCGGCCACAGCGGCATCTACCCGCGGCCGAGCCCCGGCGGCTGGCATCTGCTCGGGCACACCGACCTGGTGATGTGGGACCCCCATCGGATCGGGGCGGAGGCCCTGCTCCGTCCGGGCATGCGCGTCCGGTTCCGCGCGGTCCACGCGGCGTCGTCCGCGGCTGCGTCATCCGCCGCAGCGTCATCCGCCGCTGCGTCCCCGGCCGCACGCCAGACCGCCGTCGGGCGGGAGGCCCGACCCGCTCCGACGGAGCCGTCACGTCCGACCGCTCGCAGGCGAGGGCTCGAGGTCCTGTCGCCCGGGCTGCTCAGCACCGTGCAGGACCTCGGCAGACCGGGCCGCGCGGCCCTCGGCGTCACCCGCTCCGGTGCGCTCGATCGCGTCGCCCACCGTCGCGCGAACCGTCTCGTCGGGAACCCGGCGGGCGCCGTGGCGGTCGAGCACGTCGGGGGAGGGCTCACCGTGCGGGCTCGTGGCGAGCTCGTCCTGGCGGTCACGGGCGGCGTCGGCGCGATCGAGGTCCTGCCCGCGGCGGAAGGGACGCTCGACGAGCGATCGGTGCTGCTCCCGGGCGACGACGAGCCCGCGCGCCGGGCGGTGCCGATCGAGCCCGACCGTCCGTTCGCGCTGCACGACCGTGAGGTCCTGGTGCTCGGTGTGCCGACGACCGGGGCCGTCGCGACCCTCGCCGTCCTCGGTGGACTCGACGTGCCGCCGGTGCTCGGATCACGCGCGACCGACGTGCTGTCCGGTCTCGGGCCGGCACCGCTCCGGGCCGGCGACGTCCTGCCCATCGGGTCGGACACGGCGGCGGCGGTGGCCGACGCGGCGGAACCGGGCCCGGTCCTCCCGACCGTCGAGGACGTGGTCGACGTCCGGTTCGTGCCCGGACCCCGCGACGACTGGATCGACGGGGGTGCCGACGCCCTGCACGCGGTCGTCTGGCGGGTGACGCCACGCTCGAACCGTGTCGGGGTGCGGCTCGATGCGGGCACGCACGCACTCGCGCGGAGCGTGGGCGGCGAGCTGCCGAGCGAGGCGGCGGTACCCGGGGCGATCCAGGTGCCACCCGAGGGTCGACCGGTCGTGTTCCTCGCCGACCACCCCGTCACGGGCGGCTACCCCGTGGTCGGCGTCGTCGTGCCCGAGGACCTCGGGCTCGTCGCACAGGTACCGGTCGGCGGCGCGATCCGGTTCACGCCGACGGCGAGTGCTCTTCGGCGATGA
- a CDS encoding TetR/AcrR family transcriptional regulator has translation MTLESQVPSRTRDAAKTRQLLVAAARRRFAYDGYSATTVREIAADAGVNVALINRYFTSKEGLFEACLERAVEDLDAPRPDDDSVERMLQSLVERVTNAPTGEHAVELLLLIRSSGDEQADRIRNATLTSYAERMARIAGWDPDDVDTNGILLRAEVALATAFGITLLRASTRLGPLVNASASDLTGPFSDVVTALLAPDRR, from the coding sequence ATGACGCTCGAGTCGCAGGTGCCGTCGAGGACGCGCGACGCCGCGAAGACCCGGCAGCTCCTGGTCGCCGCGGCTCGACGTCGGTTCGCGTACGACGGCTACTCTGCGACCACCGTCCGGGAGATCGCAGCCGACGCCGGAGTGAACGTCGCGCTCATCAACCGCTACTTCACGAGCAAAGAGGGCCTCTTCGAGGCCTGTCTCGAGCGCGCGGTGGAGGACCTCGATGCCCCCCGGCCGGACGACGACTCGGTCGAACGGATGCTCCAGAGCCTCGTCGAGCGGGTGACGAACGCGCCGACCGGGGAGCACGCGGTCGAGCTCCTCCTGCTCATCCGGTCCTCCGGAGACGAGCAGGCCGACCGGATCCGCAATGCGACACTCACCTCGTACGCGGAGCGCATGGCGCGCATCGCCGGGTGGGACCCCGATGACGTCGACACGAACGGCATCCTGCTCCGCGCAGAGGTCGCGCTGGCCACGGCCTTCGGCATCACGCTCCTGCGTGCCTCCACTCGGCTCGGCCCCCTGGTCAACGCGTCGGCGAGCGACCTGACCGGCCCGTTCAGCGACGTCGTCACCGCGTTGCTGGCGCCGGACCGGCGGTAG
- a CDS encoding sugar phosphate isomerase/epimerase, translating into MKLGMLTACLPGWDLGRIAEFAAAQGYERLEVAVWPNVGGRDFEASHLPVATFTDEDASATEDLMARTGLEISALAYYENNLHQDPERRDAVRTHLKHAIDAAQRLGVPYVGTFIGRDNSKSVRENMAEGDRVLPELVDYAGERDVKLIIENCVMEGWHPDGYPGNIAYSPELWEWVTGLGFGLNWDPSHLTWIGIDPVETILPFAEHIVHAQAKDVELFPARRDRYGFFGLVDKGDDPWDMGWWRFRVPGRGVVDWSHVVDRLYEAGFTGTLSVEHEDPLWSGTDDKVLEGLRIAHRTLRPLIAEEHSPSA; encoded by the coding sequence ATGAAGCTCGGGATGCTCACGGCCTGCCTGCCCGGATGGGACCTCGGCCGGATCGCGGAGTTCGCGGCCGCTCAGGGGTACGAGCGACTCGAGGTCGCCGTGTGGCCGAACGTCGGCGGCCGCGACTTCGAGGCCTCGCACCTGCCCGTCGCGACGTTCACCGACGAGGATGCCAGCGCCACCGAGGACCTGATGGCCCGCACGGGACTCGAGATCAGCGCGCTCGCCTACTACGAGAACAACCTGCACCAGGACCCCGAGCGTCGTGACGCGGTCCGGACCCACCTCAAGCACGCGATCGACGCGGCGCAGCGGCTCGGCGTCCCCTACGTGGGCACGTTCATCGGCCGCGACAACAGCAAGAGCGTGCGCGAGAACATGGCTGAGGGCGACCGCGTGCTGCCCGAGCTCGTGGACTACGCGGGCGAGCGCGACGTCAAGCTCATCATCGAGAACTGCGTCATGGAGGGCTGGCACCCGGACGGCTACCCGGGGAACATCGCCTACAGCCCGGAGCTGTGGGAGTGGGTGACCGGCCTCGGGTTCGGCCTGAACTGGGACCCGTCGCACCTGACGTGGATCGGCATCGACCCGGTCGAGACGATCCTGCCGTTCGCGGAGCACATCGTGCACGCGCAGGCGAAGGACGTCGAACTGTTCCCGGCGCGGCGCGACCGCTACGGCTTCTTCGGGCTCGTCGACAAGGGCGACGACCCGTGGGACATGGGGTGGTGGCGCTTCCGCGTGCCCGGTCGTGGCGTGGTCGACTGGTCGCACGTCGTCGATCGCCTGTACGAGGCCGGGTTCACGGGCACGCTGTCGGTCGAGCACGAAGACCCGCTGTGGAGTGGCACGGACGACAAGGTGCTCGAGGGGCTCCGGATCGCGCACCGGACGTTACGGCCGCTCATCGCCGAAGAGCACTCGCCGTCGGCGTGA
- a CDS encoding 5-oxoprolinase subunit PxpA, whose product MTTIDLNADLGEGFGRWTLGDDAAMLDVVTSANVACGFHAGDPLSLRSVLEQAAERQVSVGAHVAYRDLAGFGRRYVDASLHELAADVIYQIGALAALARAAGTTVRYVKPHGALYNTIAEGGPHAEAVVQAVLAVDPGLPVVGLAGSAFLDLARDAGLPVVAEAFADRAYAADGSLVSRRLPGAVLHDPTEIAERVVGMVTSGAVTAVDGTSVPIDAASICLHGDSPGAVAAALAVRSALGSAGVVLAPFAAVRAA is encoded by the coding sequence ATGACCACGATCGATCTCAACGCAGACCTCGGCGAGGGCTTCGGCCGGTGGACCCTCGGGGACGACGCCGCGATGCTCGATGTCGTCACGAGCGCGAACGTGGCGTGCGGATTCCACGCGGGCGACCCGTTGTCGCTCCGGTCCGTGCTCGAGCAGGCCGCGGAACGGCAGGTGTCGGTCGGCGCGCACGTCGCATACCGGGACCTCGCCGGGTTCGGTCGGCGGTACGTGGACGCCTCCCTGCACGAACTCGCAGCGGACGTGATCTACCAGATCGGCGCGCTGGCCGCCCTCGCCCGGGCAGCCGGGACGACCGTCCGTTACGTCAAGCCGCACGGTGCCCTCTACAACACCATCGCGGAGGGCGGACCGCACGCCGAGGCGGTCGTGCAGGCGGTCCTGGCGGTCGACCCGGGCCTCCCGGTCGTCGGTCTCGCCGGGTCCGCGTTCCTCGACCTCGCTCGCGATGCCGGGCTGCCCGTCGTGGCCGAGGCGTTCGCGGACCGTGCGTACGCCGCCGACGGGTCCCTCGTGTCCCGACGCCTTCCGGGGGCCGTGCTCCACGATCCGACCGAGATCGCCGAGCGCGTCGTCGGGATGGTCACCAGCGGGGCGGTCACCGCGGTCGACGGGACCAGCGTGCCGATCGACGCCGCGTCGATCTGCCTGCACGGGGACTCGCCCGGCGCGGTCGCCGCGGCGCTCGCCGTCCGGTCCGCACTCGGATCAGCGGGCGTGGTCCTGGCGCCGTTCGCGGCGGTCCGAGCGGCGTGA
- a CDS encoding thiamine pyrophosphate-requiring protein: MTTVSEFLIERIKDQGVSRIFGFPGDGIGAFDGALGKTDRAGTGIEYIRPTHEEICALMATAHAKFTGEVGVCVATSSPGAFHMLNGLYDAQMDNQPVVAIVGQQGLDSIGTFTQQESNLERVFTDVACYVETIVSPDQASAVIDTAFRTARLRLQPAVVVIPHDVQAMTIKATPSAHWVSRSSDAIPSTAITPPMEQIRQAADIINAGEKVTFLVGAGARGATDEVLAAAEKAGAGIITALRGKDVIPSDVPYHTQQVGLLGSLPSLHQIKRCDTIVLLGTNYPYGEFLPTTGQARGIQVDLKPEQLGVRYPTELNLWGDVKSTLEALLPLLEQKTDLSWQERIAAEMQDWEQEMHAQAQKEYHDGVNPRRVTEAVNANLPDGAIVTADAGTTADWFGHHIRLKRGMRGDLSGRLATMLAAMPYAVAAKLAHPDKTVVCTIGDGAFQMLGMNELITVKKYMQQWETKQFIIVVMHNDDLAQVSWEMRTEDGNPLWRGSQDVESMDYAGYAELLGFRGVQVRSDDQVESAVAEAFAHDGVTLIDAYVSRNVPPLPPHITREYALNTAKSLLKGDPMEAGVIRDSASALATEGIERVKDALHIGDRK; this comes from the coding sequence ATGACCACCGTGAGCGAGTTCCTGATCGAGCGGATCAAGGACCAGGGCGTCAGCCGGATCTTCGGGTTCCCCGGCGACGGCATCGGCGCGTTCGACGGAGCACTCGGCAAGACCGATCGTGCGGGGACGGGCATCGAGTACATCCGCCCGACGCACGAGGAGATCTGCGCGCTCATGGCGACCGCGCATGCCAAGTTCACGGGCGAGGTCGGCGTGTGCGTCGCGACCTCGAGCCCCGGCGCGTTCCACATGCTCAACGGGCTGTACGACGCCCAGATGGACAATCAGCCGGTCGTCGCGATCGTCGGGCAGCAGGGTCTCGACTCGATCGGCACCTTCACGCAGCAAGAGAGCAACCTCGAGCGCGTGTTCACGGACGTCGCCTGCTACGTCGAGACGATCGTGTCGCCCGACCAGGCCAGCGCCGTCATCGACACCGCCTTCCGCACGGCCCGGCTCCGTCTCCAGCCCGCGGTCGTCGTGATCCCGCACGACGTCCAGGCGATGACCATCAAGGCGACGCCGTCGGCTCACTGGGTCTCGCGCTCGAGCGACGCCATCCCGTCGACGGCGATCACGCCCCCGATGGAGCAGATCCGCCAGGCGGCGGACATCATCAACGCGGGCGAGAAGGTCACGTTCCTGGTCGGCGCGGGTGCGAGGGGCGCCACCGACGAGGTCCTCGCCGCCGCCGAGAAGGCCGGAGCGGGCATCATCACCGCGCTCCGCGGCAAGGACGTGATCCCGTCCGACGTGCCGTACCACACGCAGCAGGTCGGTCTCCTCGGGTCCCTGCCGAGCCTCCACCAGATCAAGCGTTGCGACACCATCGTGCTGCTCGGCACGAACTACCCGTACGGCGAGTTCCTGCCCACGACGGGCCAGGCGCGTGGCATCCAGGTCGACCTCAAGCCCGAACAGCTCGGCGTGCGCTACCCGACGGAGTTGAACCTCTGGGGCGACGTGAAGTCGACGCTCGAGGCCCTCCTCCCCCTGCTCGAGCAGAAGACCGACCTGTCCTGGCAGGAGCGGATCGCCGCCGAGATGCAGGACTGGGAACAGGAGATGCACGCGCAGGCACAGAAGGAGTACCACGACGGGGTCAACCCGCGGCGCGTGACCGAGGCCGTGAACGCGAACCTGCCCGACGGAGCGATCGTCACCGCGGACGCCGGGACGACCGCCGACTGGTTCGGGCACCACATCCGCCTGAAGCGGGGCATGCGCGGCGACCTCTCGGGCCGCCTGGCGACCATGCTCGCGGCGATGCCCTACGCGGTCGCGGCGAAGCTGGCCCACCCCGACAAGACGGTGGTCTGCACCATCGGTGACGGCGCGTTCCAGATGCTCGGCATGAACGAGCTGATCACCGTGAAGAAGTACATGCAGCAGTGGGAGACCAAGCAGTTCATCATCGTGGTCATGCACAACGACGACCTCGCGCAGGTCTCGTGGGAGATGCGCACGGAGGACGGCAATCCGCTGTGGCGCGGCTCGCAGGACGTCGAGTCGATGGACTACGCCGGCTACGCCGAGCTCCTCGGGTTCCGGGGCGTCCAGGTGCGCAGTGACGACCAGGTGGAGTCCGCTGTCGCCGAGGCCTTCGCGCACGACGGGGTCACGCTCATCGACGCCTACGTCAGCCGCAACGTCCCGCCGCTCCCACCGCACATCACCCGTGAGTACGCGCTCAACACGGCCAAGTCGTTGCTCAAGGGCGACCCGATGGAGGCCGGCGTGATCCGGGACTCGGCATCGGCGCTCGCGACCGAGGGCATCGAGCGGGTGAAGGACGCGCTCCACATCGGCGATCGGAAGTAA
- the efeO gene encoding iron uptake system protein EfeO → MPFADRRTRSVLVLGAALAAAALALTGCSTASSSAEDAATPSGAVHRVAVTLTNDGSDKCAVSTTSVPAGPVTFTVRNTSSTAITEVELLQDQKILGEKENLAPGLDPVKFTVTLGGGKYQVYCPGATKELTTFTVTGTAASTANSSAATLLRQGAKGYADYVDAQVNDMVTAVRQLQEDVDAGDLAAAKTAYANARPYYEHVESDVDGFVKKGHKATDNAGNLDYLVDMRASNLDPSVGWHGFHAVERDLFQGGAITASTKQLAAELTENVTLLDKLVPTLTYKPEDLANGAAGLLEEVQSEKITGEEEGFSHIDLVDLAANVEGARQAFAYLKPGLQKLDPSITKQIATQFDSVDTLMDGYRDGTALGGFRTYDAATRTADANTISQTIQALQDPLSRLAEKVATA, encoded by the coding sequence AGCGGCCCTCGCCGCCGCAGCCCTCGCGCTGACCGGCTGCTCGACCGCGTCGTCCTCCGCCGAGGACGCCGCGACGCCGTCCGGCGCGGTGCACCGGGTGGCCGTGACCCTGACGAACGACGGCTCCGACAAGTGCGCCGTGTCGACGACCTCGGTGCCCGCCGGACCGGTGACGTTCACCGTGCGGAACACGTCGTCGACCGCGATCACCGAGGTGGAGCTCCTGCAGGACCAGAAGATCCTCGGCGAGAAGGAGAACCTGGCACCCGGACTCGACCCGGTCAAGTTCACCGTGACGCTCGGCGGCGGCAAGTACCAGGTGTACTGCCCCGGGGCGACCAAGGAGCTCACGACCTTCACCGTCACCGGCACGGCCGCATCGACCGCGAACAGCAGCGCGGCGACCCTCCTCCGGCAGGGCGCCAAGGGCTACGCGGACTACGTCGACGCCCAGGTCAACGACATGGTGACCGCCGTGCGGCAGCTGCAGGAGGACGTCGACGCGGGGGACCTCGCCGCCGCCAAGACGGCCTACGCGAACGCGCGCCCGTACTACGAGCACGTCGAGAGCGACGTCGACGGGTTCGTCAAGAAGGGCCACAAGGCGACTGACAACGCCGGGAACCTCGACTACCTCGTCGACATGCGCGCCTCGAACCTCGACCCGTCGGTCGGATGGCACGGATTCCACGCCGTGGAGCGCGATCTGTTCCAGGGCGGCGCCATCACCGCGAGCACGAAGCAGCTCGCGGCCGAGCTCACCGAGAACGTCACCCTGCTCGACAAGCTCGTCCCGACGCTCACCTACAAGCCCGAGGACCTCGCCAACGGCGCGGCCGGCCTGCTCGAAGAGGTCCAGTCCGAGAAGATCACCGGCGAGGAGGAGGGCTTCAGCCACATCGACCTCGTCGACCTGGCGGCGAACGTCGAGGGTGCGCGGCAGGCGTTCGCGTACCTCAAGCCCGGCCTGCAGAAGCTCGACCCGTCGATCACGAAGCAGATCGCGACCCAGTTCGACAGCGTCGACACGCTCATGGACGGCTACCGGGACGGCACCGCCCTCGGCGGTTTCCGCACCTACGACGCCGCCACCCGCACCGCCGACGCGAACACGATCTCGCAGACGATCCAGGCCCTGCAGGACCCGCTGTCGCGGCTCGCCGAGAAGGTCGCCACCGCGTGA
- a CDS encoding MFS transporter, with amino-acid sequence MSRVTEGPRTGSTPVAERHSSPNTTLIVVYLALGGLAYAVLQSLVAPALSTIGKDLGASTSNVSWIITAYLLSASVLTPIFGRMGDMMGKRRILIVVMSLLLVGTVVAALAPNLATLIVARCLQGAAGAVLPLSIGIVRDELPKDRVSVVIGLLSGIFGIGAGIGIVAAGPIVQHLDWHWLFWLPLALIVVGLAGIVFGMPESDVRKPGRLDLAGTAILSISLVALLLAVSEGETWGWGDVKTIGLLAVGVVALVVFIVVELRVKAPLIDVRLFRIRGVWTAHVVALVFGFAMYGTFVLVPTLLQLPSFTGYGFGKTASQAGLFLLPTVLMMIVVSPVAGALVRRTGPKPPLVIGGVLLTAAFVLPGLAHDQVWQILVSGILTGAGIGFGLSAASNAIIESVPIEQTGEAISANTVVRTIGSSVGTAVIAALISSHTKVFTLPTGHVGLPGAAAFTIGFWACAGVGALAIVGALAAPGMRKRRADAIAAGVEDIDAVVDER; translated from the coding sequence ATGTCCCGAGTCACCGAGGGCCCCCGCACGGGCTCGACCCCCGTCGCGGAGCGACACAGCAGCCCGAACACCACCCTCATCGTCGTGTACCTCGCACTCGGCGGCTTGGCCTACGCGGTGCTCCAGTCGCTCGTCGCTCCGGCACTGTCCACGATCGGCAAGGACCTCGGGGCCTCGACCAGCAACGTGAGCTGGATCATCACCGCCTACCTGCTGTCGGCGTCCGTCCTCACGCCGATCTTCGGCCGCATGGGCGACATGATGGGCAAGCGGCGCATCCTCATCGTCGTGATGAGCCTCCTGCTCGTCGGCACCGTCGTCGCCGCCCTCGCGCCGAACCTCGCCACGTTGATCGTGGCCCGCTGCCTGCAGGGTGCGGCCGGCGCCGTGCTGCCGCTGTCGATCGGCATCGTGCGCGACGAACTCCCGAAGGACCGGGTGAGCGTCGTGATCGGTCTGCTGTCGGGCATCTTCGGCATCGGGGCCGGTATCGGCATCGTCGCGGCCGGACCGATCGTGCAGCACCTCGATTGGCACTGGCTGTTCTGGCTGCCGCTCGCGCTCATCGTCGTCGGGCTCGCCGGTATCGTGTTCGGGATGCCGGAATCGGACGTCCGGAAGCCCGGGCGCCTCGACCTCGCCGGGACGGCGATCCTCTCGATCTCCCTCGTGGCGCTGCTGCTCGCTGTCAGCGAGGGCGAGACCTGGGGCTGGGGTGACGTCAAGACCATCGGTCTGCTGGCGGTCGGCGTCGTCGCGCTCGTGGTCTTCATCGTCGTCGAGCTCCGCGTGAAGGCGCCGCTGATCGACGTCCGGCTCTTCCGCATCCGTGGCGTCTGGACCGCTCACGTCGTCGCGCTCGTCTTCGGGTTCGCGATGTACGGCACGTTCGTGCTCGTCCCGACGCTGCTCCAGCTGCCGTCGTTCACCGGGTACGGCTTCGGCAAGACCGCCTCGCAGGCCGGCCTGTTCCTGCTCCCGACGGTCCTCATGATGATCGTGGTCTCACCGGTCGCGGGGGCCCTCGTCCGACGGACGGGTCCGAAGCCGCCGCTGGTCATCGGGGGTGTGCTCCTCACCGCGGCGTTCGTGCTCCCCGGGCTCGCGCACGATCAGGTCTGGCAGATCCTGGTGTCCGGCATCCTCACGGGTGCCGGGATCGGATTCGGTCTCTCGGCGGCGTCCAACGCGATCATCGAGAGCGTGCCGATCGAGCAGACGGGTGAGGCGATCAGCGCCAACACCGTCGTCCGGACGATCGGCTCGAGCGTCGGAACGGCCGTCATCGCCGCGCTGATCTCGTCGCACACGAAGGTGTTCACGTTGCCCACCGGGCACGTGGGGCTCCCTGGGGCCGCGGCGTTCACCATCGGCTTCTGGGCATGCGCTGGGGTCGGCGCCCTCGCGATCGTCGGCGCCCTCGCCGCTCCCGGCATGCGAAAGCGGCGCGCTGACGCCATCGCGGCGGGCGTCGAGGACATCGACGCTGTCGTCGACGAGCGCTGA
- a CDS encoding Dyp-type peroxidase — translation MSGAPEQERDGSPRPSVSRRGLIGGLAAAGAGVGALAGIGGALAASAVGRTPDDESIDLSRTHPFYATAAGQPQGGIRIEPQRYCVFMTFDMASTLATDLQVLLARWSAAIAQLQSGGTIGAVVPAHADGVGADTGEALDLGPASLTVTVGLGPGLFDERFGLAAHKPAALAPIPALPSDALDPALSGGDLSLQACADDPQVAYHAIRDLARMARGTATVRWTVLGFGRASAGAHQTTPRNLMGFKDGTRNITSDEDYERFVRLGDDADWMAGGTYQVTRKIQMNIEIWDADVISDQQRVFGRTKVEGAPLSGGTEHTTPDFHATDHAGDTKIDARAHVALAAHENNGGVKILRRPYNYTDGLNQYGQLDAGLLFTAFMNDPDHFTRIQRRLGASDRLNEYISHIGSAVFAVPPAPRKGSYIGERLFR, via the coding sequence GTGAGCGGAGCGCCGGAGCAGGAGCGCGACGGGTCTCCGCGTCCGTCGGTGTCGCGCCGCGGACTCATCGGCGGGCTCGCGGCGGCAGGTGCCGGGGTGGGCGCACTCGCCGGGATCGGCGGCGCCCTCGCGGCGAGTGCGGTCGGACGCACCCCCGACGACGAGTCCATCGACCTGTCGCGGACCCACCCGTTCTACGCGACCGCGGCGGGGCAGCCGCAGGGTGGGATCCGCATCGAGCCGCAGCGGTACTGCGTCTTCATGACGTTCGACATGGCGTCGACCCTGGCGACGGACCTGCAGGTCCTGCTCGCCCGGTGGTCCGCCGCGATCGCGCAACTGCAGTCCGGCGGCACCATCGGCGCGGTCGTCCCGGCGCACGCCGACGGCGTCGGTGCCGACACCGGGGAGGCCCTCGACCTCGGCCCGGCATCGCTCACCGTCACCGTCGGGCTCGGCCCCGGGCTGTTCGACGAGCGGTTCGGCCTGGCGGCCCACAAGCCCGCCGCGCTCGCTCCGATCCCCGCGCTGCCGAGCGACGCCCTCGACCCCGCGCTGAGCGGTGGCGACCTGTCCCTGCAGGCGTGCGCCGACGACCCCCAGGTCGCCTACCACGCGATCCGCGACCTCGCCCGGATGGCCAGGGGCACCGCGACCGTGCGCTGGACCGTGCTCGGGTTCGGGCGCGCGTCGGCCGGGGCGCACCAGACCACACCGCGCAACCTCATGGGCTTCAAGGACGGCACGCGGAACATCACGAGCGACGAGGACTACGAGCGGTTCGTGCGGCTCGGGGACGACGCGGACTGGATGGCGGGCGGCACCTACCAGGTCACGCGGAAGATCCAGATGAACATCGAGATCTGGGACGCCGACGTCATCAGCGACCAGCAGCGGGTGTTCGGGCGCACGAAGGTCGAGGGCGCGCCGCTCTCCGGGGGGACCGAGCACACGACGCCCGACTTCCACGCGACCGACCATGCCGGTGACACGAAGATCGACGCGCGCGCACACGTCGCCCTCGCCGCGCACGAGAACAACGGCGGCGTCAAGATCCTGCGTCGCCCGTACAACTACACCGACGGGCTCAACCAGTACGGGCAGCTCGACGCCGGGCTGTTGTTCACCGCGTTCATGAACGACCCCGATCACTTCACACGGATCCAGCGTCGGCTCGGAGCGTCCGACCGGTTGAACGAGTACATCTCGCACATCGGCTCGGCCGTGTTCGCCGTGCCGCCGGCGCCGCGCAAGGGCTCGTACATCGGGGAGCGGCTCTTCCGCTGA